A genomic stretch from Pararhizobium sp. IMCC21322 includes:
- a CDS encoding ABC transporter permease, with amino-acid sequence MAVADLQMPQRSVFERLAKPKLMLALFAIMWVPLTLYVMFGFGDVVLLPAIPATIALYVICLWAFRESTVALVGLTLVFFWLIMAVSAPYLPLIDPNKPIAPFATPWTEKKDTFFILGSDFKGRDLLSRMIWGCQRVLIWGVSATAVAYVIGTVFGLIAGYLSGWWDEAISFIGNVFLSFPVMVLFIVVLNYLGPSGFNIVIAVTFASAPAIMRIVRGLTLDIKTRDYVYAAQTRGEHPLYIMLVELLPNVRGPLIVDACLRLGYTTVAITTLTFLGLGLQPPDPDWGLMIRESARVAMLWKFSYMLLVPALAVSSLILGFNLLADGLREISLKD; translated from the coding sequence ATGGCTGTTGCAGATCTTCAAATGCCGCAACGCTCTGTTTTTGAGCGGTTGGCGAAACCAAAACTCATGCTGGCTCTGTTTGCGATCATGTGGGTTCCATTAACGCTTTACGTGATGTTTGGTTTCGGTGATGTGGTTCTGCTGCCTGCCATCCCGGCCACCATTGCGCTTTATGTCATTTGCCTGTGGGCCTTCCGTGAATCCACGGTTGCGCTTGTTGGGCTTACGCTTGTATTTTTCTGGCTGATCATGGCGGTTTCTGCGCCCTATCTGCCTTTGATAGATCCCAACAAGCCCATTGCACCTTTCGCAACTCCCTGGACCGAGAAGAAAGATACCTTCTTTATTCTGGGTAGTGATTTTAAAGGACGAGACCTTCTCTCCCGCATGATTTGGGGGTGCCAGAGAGTTCTTATCTGGGGTGTGTCAGCCACGGCTGTTGCGTATGTGATCGGCACCGTGTTTGGTTTGATCGCCGGCTATCTTTCAGGGTGGTGGGATGAAGCGATCTCGTTCATTGGCAACGTATTTTTGTCTTTTCCGGTCATGGTGTTGTTCATTGTTGTTTTGAACTATCTGGGACCATCCGGCTTCAACATTGTGATCGCAGTCACATTTGCATCAGCTCCTGCCATCATGCGCATTGTTCGAGGACTGACATTGGACATCAAGACCCGCGATTACGTGTATGCGGCGCAAACCCGGGGCGAGCATCCATTATACATCATGCTGGTTGAACTGCTCCCCAATGTACGCGGTCCATTGATTGTGGATGCCTGCCTAAGGCTTGGCTATACAACGGTTGCCATCACAACACTGACCTTTCTCGGCCTTGGCCTGCAGCCGCCTGATCCCGATTGGGGGCTCATGATCCGAGAGTCGGCGCGGGTCGCGATGCTCTGGAAATTCTCATACATGCTGCTGGTGCCGGCGCTTGCCGTGTCCTCATTGATCCTCGGCTTTAACTTGCTGGCTGATGGTCTCCGTGAAATCAGCCTAAAAGACTAG
- a CDS encoding ABC transporter permease: MTKLLLKRILQMILIMLTASFILFVIFDTPEFKKRLAVQELGGFAVSALTDASYETWLEKKGLNVPFYERYSNWIGAVIKGDFGFSQEKNREVGPLLWDKLKKTGILAFWVFALMIPLSLVLGVLAGMKEGSVQDRTVSFISVFFTSIPEIATAILLTVFLALGLGLVPAKSAMISGFDWKALVLPVLTLVIYDFGYVARMTRASMAEVMTSQYIRTAILKGLPYRRVIMKHALRNALIAPFTIIVLQLNWLLSGVVVVEVFFEYDGFGKMLLEAALFPDVEVVQACTLVAVMVAVLSQIISDIGYMFLNPRIRFS; this comes from the coding sequence ATGACCAAATTATTATTGAAACGTATCCTGCAGATGATCCTCATCATGCTGACCGCTTCATTCATCCTGTTTGTGATATTTGACACACCCGAATTCAAAAAGCGTCTTGCCGTTCAAGAGCTTGGTGGCTTTGCCGTGAGTGCGTTGACCGATGCCAGTTATGAAACCTGGCTCGAAAAAAAGGGACTCAATGTTCCCTTCTATGAACGTTATTCCAACTGGATTGGTGCAGTCATAAAAGGTGATTTCGGGTTTTCCCAAGAGAAAAACCGGGAGGTTGGTCCCCTGTTGTGGGACAAATTGAAAAAGACCGGAATTCTTGCGTTCTGGGTGTTTGCGCTGATGATCCCGTTGTCACTTGTTCTGGGTGTGTTAGCTGGGATGAAAGAGGGATCTGTGCAGGATCGCACGGTTTCTTTCATCTCGGTATTTTTCACAAGCATTCCGGAAATCGCCACCGCCATTTTGCTGACGGTTTTTCTGGCACTCGGCCTGGGGTTGGTTCCGGCTAAATCTGCCATGATCTCGGGCTTTGATTGGAAAGCCCTTGTGCTGCCTGTGCTCACACTTGTGATTTATGATTTTGGCTATGTCGCGCGGATGACGCGGGCATCGATGGCAGAAGTCATGACCTCGCAATATATCAGGACAGCCATTTTGAAGGGCCTGCCGTACCGGCGGGTGATCATGAAACATGCGCTGCGCAACGCACTGATCGCGCCATTCACCATCATCGTGCTGCAGCTTAACTGGCTGCTATCCGGTGTGGTTGTTGTGGAGGTTTTCTTTGAATATGACGGTTTCGGCAAAATGTTGCTTGAAGCAGCTCTCTTTCCCGATGTTGAAGTTGTTCAGGCCTGCACCCTGGTTGCTGTTATGGTCGCCGTCCTGTCCCAGATTATCTCGGACATCGGCTACATGTTCCTCAATCCTCGCATTCGGTTCAGTTAG
- a CDS encoding ABC transporter substrate-binding protein — protein MSSNQLHPKVREAQKMMDDGRMDRRAFLRVATLLGVSAGSAYAMSGLVQPAEAAGHGNMPFAADDPNAKTGGILKVGMEVQKMDDPATYSWSEMSNQTRHTLEFLTLTGTDNITRPMLADGWQASDDLKTWTFTIRKGVKWHNGDELTAEHVKFNIERWMDPDLGSANIGLSSISAMLEDVGEKKAMVEGSVEILDSHTIRFNLQKPVLSVPEDLSNYPTSIVHPSFKAPFSDNPIGTGAYELVELVVGEKCILKKKADHDYWGGKVYLDEIHYYNFSAENSLIAFSGGDVDTIIEFGVEQLEFAKAIEGTILTARTSQTLTLRMQVDQAPFDDIRVRRAFLMAIDNAAVKPLVYSEGGDIGANYHVAPIHPEHFDLPVPARDVEGAKALLTEAGYADGIELTIDIGNTDGPWHQTVVEAVRDQVKDAGIKLNINVMPASKYWEIWDKTPFGATSWTHRPLGTMVLSLGYRSGVPWNETHFASAEFDAALDDAEATLDVEERRAKMEKVEKIMQDAAIVCIPLYRPLYSIVNDSVNGVAMHPTKFHLFNKVWKA, from the coding sequence ATGAGCAGTAATCAATTGCATCCAAAAGTTAGAGAAGCGCAGAAGATGATGGATGACGGTCGTATGGACCGGCGCGCATTTCTGCGCGTGGCCACGTTGTTGGGCGTTTCAGCTGGCAGTGCCTATGCAATGTCAGGGCTTGTCCAGCCTGCAGAGGCCGCTGGGCATGGCAATATGCCATTTGCTGCTGACGACCCAAATGCGAAAACAGGCGGCATATTAAAGGTCGGTATGGAAGTCCAGAAAATGGATGATCCAGCGACCTACTCTTGGTCGGAGATGTCAAACCAGACAAGACATACCCTGGAGTTTCTTACCCTGACCGGCACCGACAATATTACCCGACCTATGTTAGCGGATGGCTGGCAAGCTTCAGATGATCTGAAAACCTGGACCTTCACAATTCGCAAGGGTGTGAAATGGCACAATGGAGATGAGCTTACTGCGGAGCATGTGAAGTTTAACATTGAACGCTGGATGGACCCGGATCTTGGTTCTGCAAATATTGGCCTGTCTTCCATTTCCGCAATGCTGGAAGACGTCGGTGAGAAGAAAGCGATGGTGGAGGGATCCGTTGAGATACTGGATTCCCATACAATCCGGTTTAATCTTCAAAAGCCTGTTCTGTCAGTGCCGGAAGATCTTTCCAACTATCCAACCTCGATTGTGCATCCAAGTTTCAAAGCTCCTTTTTCCGACAATCCTATTGGAACGGGTGCTTATGAACTGGTTGAATTGGTGGTCGGGGAAAAGTGCATCCTCAAAAAGAAAGCCGATCATGACTATTGGGGAGGTAAGGTCTATCTTGACGAGATTCACTATTACAACTTCTCAGCTGAGAACTCGCTGATCGCATTTTCTGGCGGCGACGTGGACACGATCATTGAGTTTGGTGTCGAGCAACTGGAGTTTGCGAAGGCAATCGAAGGCACAATCTTGACCGCGCGTACGTCGCAAACGCTGACCTTGCGCATGCAGGTTGATCAGGCTCCTTTTGATGATATTCGTGTGCGTCGCGCTTTTTTGATGGCGATTGATAATGCGGCCGTGAAGCCACTGGTATATTCTGAAGGAGGCGATATTGGAGCCAATTATCATGTTGCGCCTATCCATCCCGAGCATTTTGATCTTCCGGTTCCGGCACGGGATGTCGAAGGTGCAAAGGCGCTTTTGACAGAGGCCGGTTACGCTGACGGGATTGAATTGACCATTGATATCGGGAATACCGATGGCCCCTGGCATCAGACGGTTGTGGAAGCTGTCAGGGATCAGGTTAAAGATGCCGGAATTAAGCTCAATATCAATGTAATGCCTGCGTCCAAATACTGGGAAATCTGGGACAAGACTCCCTTTGGGGCCACTTCCTGGACCCATCGTCCACTGGGAACTATGGTCTTGTCATTGGGATACAGATCCGGCGTTCCCTGGAACGAAACCCATTTTGCAAGCGCTGAATTTGATGCAGCTCTGGATGATGCAGAAGCTACTCTTGATGTGGAGGAGCGCCGCGCCAAAATGGAAAAGGTGGAGAAGATTATGCAGGATGCCGCGATCGTTTGTATTCCACTTTACCGGCCGCTCTACTCCATTGTAAATGACAGCGTAAATGGCGTTGCCATGCATCCGACGAAGTTTCATTTGTTCAACAAGGTTTGGAAAGCTTAG
- a CDS encoding LacI family DNA-binding transcriptional regulator has protein sequence MGSHRFLVKEVAVQAGVSTATVDRVLNNRSQVKHQTRLRVLRAVEELERLQDSLNLSGERFLIDVVVEAPDRFAEIVRNAVEAEIASFLPALVRPRFHFRETWTTPELVARLRRIGLNGSKGVLLKAKNLPEICEAIGALRHQHIPTATLVTDIPDSTRIAYAGMDNISAGETASYLMSRFVTAHGGTILLTISHSDFSGEADRIASFRQSILLVRPDLDFVEISGGYGQSNATKKQVTELLERGDQIIGLYSAGGGNRAILEAFNELDVPEPVVIGHDLDEENRMLLSEGRISAVIVHDLNKDMRQAFAGFITFHKPKFKTEAGRFSTVQIVTPANIPDLA, from the coding sequence TTGGGATCACATAGGTTTCTTGTGAAGGAAGTAGCGGTTCAGGCAGGCGTTAGCACTGCAACGGTCGACCGGGTGTTAAACAATCGTTCGCAAGTGAAGCATCAGACGCGTCTGCGCGTTCTGCGCGCGGTTGAAGAATTGGAACGACTCCAGGATAGCCTGAATTTGTCCGGTGAGCGGTTTCTGATCGATGTTGTGGTTGAGGCACCCGATCGATTTGCCGAGATCGTACGTAATGCGGTAGAGGCGGAGATTGCCAGTTTTCTGCCAGCATTGGTTCGTCCGCGGTTTCACTTTCGGGAGACGTGGACAACACCGGAGTTGGTTGCGCGGCTAAGACGGATCGGCCTTAACGGCAGTAAGGGTGTGCTTCTCAAAGCCAAGAATCTGCCAGAAATTTGTGAAGCCATCGGGGCGCTGCGGCACCAGCATATTCCCACAGCAACATTGGTGACAGACATTCCTGACAGTACTCGCATAGCGTATGCAGGAATGGATAACATCAGCGCAGGAGAGACTGCCTCATACTTGATGTCGCGTTTCGTGACCGCTCATGGCGGCACTATTCTCCTGACCATAAGTCACAGCGATTTTAGTGGCGAAGCTGATCGTATCGCCAGTTTCAGGCAATCCATATTGCTTGTGCGGCCGGATTTGGATTTTGTAGAAATAAGCGGTGGATACGGTCAATCGAATGCTACAAAAAAACAGGTGACAGAGCTTTTGGAGCGAGGCGATCAGATTATCGGTCTTTATTCAGCGGGAGGTGGCAATAGAGCAATTCTCGAGGCGTTTAATGAACTTGATGTGCCAGAACCTGTTGTAATCGGGCATGATCTTGATGAAGAAAACCGTATGCTACTATCTGAGGGACGCATCAGCGCTGTCATTGTGCATGATCTTAACAAAGATATGAGACAGGCGTTTGCCGGATTCATCACCTTCCATAAGCCAAAATTTAAAACCGAAGCGGGACGCTTTTCTACTGTGCAGATCGTGACGCCTGCAAACATTCCTGATTTGGCGTGA
- a CDS encoding phytanoyl-CoA dioxygenase family protein — translation MSGPQKQSYAPRAADWYTKQGASLEEFLESLEGKTVKTDAPNAVTIESDIPIYRSHELRELFGAAEGRRQVLAELGQVLFQGAGTFVIQNAYEDMGVLDAASEIFNQIIAREKSSGSGGDHFAKAGANDRIWNSMQKLCEADPATFVSYYGNDMVALGCEAWLGPNYKMASQVNLVRPGGEAQDAHRDYHLGFLPAEQAAKYPPHLHHMSAALTLQAAIAHCDMPIESGPTKLLPFSQRYGAGYVAYTRNDFREVFEDRCVQLALKKGDLLFFNPALYHAAGANRTADIARMANLLQVSSAFGQPMETIDRTGMCKRIYPVVKAAKETGRLSAHEIENAITCAADGYAFPTSLDNDPPTGGLAPQTQKALTLQALDENWDSESYNKALLDQESRRHT, via the coding sequence ATGTCAGGCCCACAAAAACAAAGCTATGCCCCCCGCGCCGCTGATTGGTACACCAAACAAGGTGCCAGTCTGGAGGAGTTCCTGGAATCACTGGAAGGCAAAACTGTTAAGACCGATGCACCAAATGCGGTAACAATTGAGAGCGACATTCCAATTTACCGTTCACATGAATTGCGGGAGTTGTTCGGTGCTGCTGAGGGTCGAAGACAAGTGCTGGCAGAGCTGGGCCAGGTCTTGTTTCAGGGTGCAGGCACCTTCGTCATCCAAAATGCCTATGAGGATATGGGCGTGCTTGATGCTGCAAGCGAGATCTTCAATCAGATCATAGCGCGCGAGAAAAGCTCAGGCTCAGGAGGCGATCATTTTGCAAAAGCTGGAGCAAATGATCGCATCTGGAATTCAATGCAGAAACTCTGTGAAGCAGATCCAGCTACATTTGTAAGCTACTACGGCAATGACATGGTTGCCTTGGGGTGTGAAGCATGGCTTGGGCCTAACTATAAAATGGCATCCCAAGTGAACCTCGTCCGGCCTGGCGGTGAAGCACAAGATGCGCATCGGGATTACCATCTGGGGTTCCTGCCCGCAGAACAGGCGGCAAAATACCCACCGCATCTGCACCACATGTCGGCAGCCCTCACCTTGCAGGCTGCAATTGCCCATTGTGACATGCCAATTGAAAGCGGGCCGACAAAATTACTACCTTTCTCGCAGCGCTATGGTGCCGGCTATGTCGCCTATACCCGGAACGACTTTCGTGAGGTTTTTGAGGACCGCTGTGTCCAGCTCGCATTGAAAAAGGGCGACCTGCTATTTTTCAACCCTGCATTGTATCACGCAGCAGGCGCGAACAGGACTGCCGACATTGCAAGGATGGCAAATCTGCTGCAGGTCTCCTCAGCTTTTGGCCAACCAATGGAAACAATCGATCGGACTGGTATGTGCAAGCGTATATATCCTGTCGTGAAGGCCGCAAAAGAGACAGGCAGACTATCAGCGCACGAAATAGAAAACGCCATTACCTGCGCAGCAGATGGCTATGCATTCCCCACGAGTCTGGACAACGATCCTCCAACAGGAGGACTTGCTCCACAAACACAGAAAGCACTTACTCTGCAGGCTCTCGATGAGAATTGGGACAGTGAAAGCTACAACAAGGCGCTGCTGGACCAAGAAAGCCGGCGTCACACATAA
- a CDS encoding glycoside hydrolase family 19 protein: MFLISDQIREVVGKNANQRIVDGVISSMQEHAAEFELDRPERAVHFLAQIAHESAHFRTTIEYATGENYEGRKDLGNVFKGDGRKFRGRGLIQLTGRSNTKAFTRWMRKRDAYGPDFEANPEIIADFPWAFLASVYYWSSRDLNKYADTNNIEAITRLINGGLNGYTDRLRYYDGFALAYLGYRVGPSGIWQFQSDRGLETDGISGPQTRDAFHFALKALTTPSLPMVEIPAVPPPKLPSSAPPGMHQSIRIRLAALIGRLFL, encoded by the coding sequence ATGTTTTTGATAAGTGATCAAATCCGAGAGGTTGTTGGCAAGAACGCCAACCAGAGGATCGTTGACGGCGTGATATCCAGCATGCAGGAGCACGCGGCTGAGTTTGAACTTGATCGTCCGGAACGGGCTGTGCATTTCCTTGCCCAGATCGCTCACGAAAGTGCTCACTTTCGCACGACAATTGAATACGCGACTGGTGAGAATTATGAGGGGCGCAAGGACCTTGGCAACGTATTCAAAGGTGACGGCCGTAAATTCAGGGGCCGGGGCCTTATACAGTTGACAGGGCGTTCTAATACCAAGGCTTTCACCCGGTGGATGCGCAAGCGTGATGCTTACGGTCCTGATTTCGAGGCCAATCCTGAAATCATTGCAGACTTCCCGTGGGCGTTTCTCGCATCGGTTTATTATTGGTCGTCCCGCGATCTGAACAAATATGCGGATACGAACAACATTGAAGCCATCACACGACTGATAAATGGTGGTCTGAATGGCTACACTGATCGGTTGCGATACTATGATGGTTTTGCGCTGGCTTATCTTGGCTATCGGGTCGGTCCATCCGGCATCTGGCAATTTCAGTCTGACAGGGGCCTCGAAACGGACGGAATCAGCGGACCACAAACACGGGATGCCTTCCACTTTGCCTTGAAGGCCCTAACAACCCCGTCGCTGCCTATGGTGGAGATTCCGGCTGTGCCGCCGCCAAAGTTACCGTCAAGCGCGCCACCGGGCATGCATCAATCAATTCGAATCCGTTTGGCCGCTCTCATTGGGCGGCTTTTTTTATAG
- a CDS encoding phage tail fiber protein — MTETVSKNFQQWVGDGVSEVYTLSNVILLDEAYLAVYLDDITQTIATDYSVGIEAQIASVTFLTPPAAGQRISIVREEPLEQNTDLTTINTFRAEGFEGALDAIVRQIYRLWHRLSRSLTLPDSALDGSGLFDARLNRIGNVADPVAEQDAVTKAFADDTYALQSVAGSDMFKATYDTDGDGKVNEAITADIAPWSGLTGIPASFTPATHSHTATDVDDFNTASDARIASSAQDVSIWEAGTGITEGVVSPAKIAAAIATIAPGGGDMIKATYDSNNNGKVDAADAADVAPWAGLTGVPATFTPSVHTHIASDLTDFNTSSDARISAAVNVSVQAYDADTAKTDVAQTFSALQASSIETLSDGATITPTGTKNAHQITLGGNRTMAAPAIITAGATYLFKIIQDGTGSRTLAWDSAYDWPGGTAPTLTATATGIDVISGFSFDGVSIQILTPGQDFS, encoded by the coding sequence ATGACAGAAACCGTATCAAAGAATTTCCAGCAATGGGTCGGGGACGGGGTGAGCGAGGTCTACACTCTTTCAAATGTGATACTTCTGGATGAAGCCTACCTTGCCGTCTATCTGGATGACATTACTCAAACGATTGCCACCGACTATTCCGTCGGGATCGAAGCCCAGATTGCCAGCGTCACTTTCCTGACACCGCCTGCTGCGGGACAACGAATTTCAATTGTTCGGGAAGAACCTCTTGAGCAAAATACAGACCTCACAACTATCAATACATTTCGCGCTGAAGGTTTTGAAGGCGCCTTGGATGCAATAGTTCGACAGATTTACCGTCTATGGCACAGATTGTCGCGCTCTCTGACACTGCCGGATAGCGCCTTGGATGGCAGTGGGCTGTTTGATGCGCGGTTGAACAGGATTGGCAATGTTGCAGATCCGGTTGCTGAGCAAGATGCTGTCACCAAGGCATTTGCTGACGATACTTATGCGCTTCAATCCGTCGCTGGTAGCGATATGTTCAAAGCGACTTACGACACGGACGGTGATGGCAAAGTCAATGAAGCCATTACAGCAGATATTGCACCATGGAGTGGTCTGACGGGCATTCCCGCCAGTTTCACGCCTGCAACCCACTCACACACTGCAACTGACGTTGATGATTTTAACACCGCATCTGATGCAAGAATTGCCAGTTCTGCACAGGATGTCAGCATTTGGGAAGCCGGTACCGGAATCACAGAAGGTGTTGTCAGTCCCGCGAAGATTGCGGCGGCGATTGCCACTATTGCTCCCGGCGGCGGCGACATGATCAAGGCCACCTATGACAGCAACAATAATGGCAAGGTTGACGCGGCAGATGCCGCAGATGTTGCACCATGGGCAGGACTGACGGGGGTGCCGGCTACATTTACACCGTCGGTCCACACACATATTGCGTCTGACCTGACAGACTTTAACACATCTTCCGATGCTCGGATATCCGCAGCTGTCAACGTATCGGTTCAGGCTTACGATGCGGATACCGCCAAAACTGATGTGGCTCAAACGTTCTCAGCCCTTCAGGCATCGAGCATTGAAACACTGTCGGATGGCGCAACGATTACGCCGACAGGAACGAAAAATGCCCATCAAATTACGCTTGGTGGCAACCGCACAATGGCAGCGCCAGCTATAATCACGGCGGGCGCAACCTACCTATTCAAAATCATTCAAGATGGCACTGGATCGAGAACTTTGGCGTGGGACTCTGCATATGACTGGCCGGGCGGCACAGCTCCAACACTCACGGCAACCGCTACAGGAATTGATGTTATCTCAGGCTTTTCATTCGATGGCGTTTCAATTCAGATTCTCACACCAGGACAGGATTTTAGCTGA
- a CDS encoding discoidin domain-containing protein produces the protein MSVYPIQANFTRGELGPRLQGRTDLDHYQAGLVSALNWQVMKEGGVRRRVGTLFAGEVKDSAKQVRLGKFEFSTSQSYILEFGEEYIRFWTNGGRVEVADVPVEVVTPYQEADLSNIRSAGAGDELYLVCEGYPPKILRRLSETNWTLSDYVSKDGPYLDAHDGQTVLTPSARNALSSGTYTSSGSSESDLFDLNPKTDWAQGGGVVSTITINLGGGNAEVSDSYSLQADDVVPNQAPSEFKLHGSNDNSTWVALDSRSNETGWGRHEIRHFDFDNTIAFRYYRLTITAAENETDKRFAEWFINRAGDDQTPFTITASSTDGINNDTGFQSGDVGRSLQVTGSDGITRWCQITNVTSTTEILVRMYGRCLPDTDSFSRWKLSQWSDALGWPQQIAFFEDRLTFAASTSYPRTLWSSQTGDYDNMGISSPTEDTDALNMTMNGGQLNQIQWVAEGFDLLVGTSGATRTIRANDGNSAITNENKRQRRETQEKCAGIEPVFVGETAFFVEASRKSIHEFFYDFNNNGYRTPELSILSNHLLNAKITELSWQASPEGLLYAVTEDGRLAVTALEKAQQVAGMTPFELAGGSADAVGIVESVETIAGDTADQTWLVVRRTINGNSVRHIEYFSNWEDGNAVEDGVFADSALQYTGSSTISISGANHLEGESVGVLADGLDLGDIVVAGGMVTLPKDISASKITIGLRYESHGETLRLPQVGNQDGTALGRRKTINSVAVDVLETAGLSAGTAARIEEITARAMTDNLDSTHPLMSGVFSVPSQDSWRNGGTCLFATNRMYPATIRAVLLGVEGEP, from the coding sequence ATGAGTGTTTATCCTATTCAGGCCAATTTTACGCGCGGTGAACTGGGACCCCGATTGCAGGGGCGAACCGACCTTGATCATTATCAGGCGGGGCTGGTGAGCGCATTGAACTGGCAGGTGATGAAGGAGGGCGGCGTGCGGCGGCGTGTGGGTACGTTGTTTGCCGGCGAGGTCAAGGACAGTGCCAAGCAAGTGCGGTTGGGCAAGTTCGAGTTTTCGACATCGCAAAGTTACATTCTGGAATTTGGAGAAGAATATATTCGTTTTTGGACGAATGGTGGCCGGGTTGAGGTTGCCGATGTGCCTGTTGAAGTGGTGACTCCTTATCAGGAAGCAGATTTGTCAAACATCAGATCTGCCGGTGCCGGGGATGAATTGTATCTTGTATGCGAGGGGTATCCGCCAAAAATCCTGCGCCGCCTGTCTGAAACAAACTGGACACTTTCGGACTATGTTTCCAAAGATGGACCCTATCTGGATGCTCACGACGGTCAGACAGTTCTGACACCAAGCGCGCGGAACGCGTTGTCATCTGGCACTTATACATCGAGTGGTTCAAGTGAATCAGATTTGTTCGATCTCAATCCTAAAACGGATTGGGCGCAGGGCGGCGGTGTTGTTTCCACAATCACTATCAATCTTGGCGGCGGAAATGCTGAAGTCAGCGATTCATACAGTTTGCAGGCGGACGATGTTGTCCCAAATCAAGCGCCGTCAGAATTCAAACTTCATGGTTCTAACGACAACTCCACCTGGGTTGCATTGGATAGTCGATCAAATGAGACGGGTTGGGGGCGTCACGAAATACGGCACTTTGATTTCGATAATACGATTGCCTTTCGATACTATCGCCTGACGATTACAGCAGCTGAAAACGAAACAGATAAAAGATTTGCTGAGTGGTTTATCAACAGGGCAGGCGATGATCAAACGCCGTTTACGATCACCGCCTCTTCTACCGATGGAATTAACAATGATACCGGCTTTCAATCGGGCGATGTCGGGCGTTCGTTACAGGTTACAGGCTCTGACGGGATTACCCGTTGGTGCCAGATAACAAATGTGACGTCCACTACGGAAATCCTGGTGCGGATGTATGGCAGGTGCCTGCCTGATACGGATTCCTTCAGCCGCTGGAAACTCTCTCAATGGTCGGACGCATTGGGGTGGCCACAGCAGATTGCGTTCTTTGAAGACCGGCTTACATTTGCTGCTTCTACCTCCTATCCGCGTACGCTCTGGTCAAGCCAGACAGGCGATTATGATAATATGGGCATCAGTTCCCCAACTGAGGATACCGACGCGCTGAACATGACCATGAATGGTGGTCAGTTAAACCAGATACAATGGGTGGCCGAGGGGTTTGATTTGCTGGTTGGCACTTCTGGCGCAACGCGGACCATTCGCGCCAATGATGGCAACAGTGCCATTACCAATGAAAACAAGCGACAGCGGCGGGAAACCCAGGAAAAATGCGCAGGCATTGAACCGGTGTTTGTTGGCGAAACTGCATTCTTTGTTGAAGCCTCACGCAAGTCAATTCATGAGTTTTTCTACGATTTCAACAATAATGGCTATCGCACGCCGGAATTATCGATCCTTTCAAACCACCTGTTGAATGCGAAGATCACAGAGTTGAGCTGGCAAGCTTCGCCAGAAGGTCTGCTGTATGCCGTGACAGAAGATGGCAGATTGGCAGTGACGGCACTTGAAAAAGCGCAGCAGGTGGCCGGAATGACCCCCTTTGAACTTGCGGGCGGTTCTGCCGATGCGGTTGGCATTGTGGAATCGGTTGAGACCATCGCCGGCGATACAGCCGATCAGACCTGGCTTGTGGTCCGTCGAACCATAAATGGCAATTCAGTACGCCACATTGAGTATTTCAGTAATTGGGAAGATGGCAACGCTGTTGAAGATGGTGTTTTTGCCGACAGTGCCCTGCAATATACCGGCTCTTCCACCATCTCGATCAGCGGTGCCAATCACCTTGAAGGCGAGTCTGTAGGCGTCTTAGCTGACGGGCTTGATCTTGGAGACATTGTTGTGGCTGGTGGGATGGTTACGTTACCCAAAGATATATCAGCCTCAAAAATCACCATCGGTTTACGATATGAATCGCATGGTGAGACCCTGCGTCTGCCGCAGGTCGGCAACCAGGATGGGACCGCTCTTGGGCGGAGAAAGACAATCAATTCGGTTGCTGTGGATGTTCTTGAAACCGCCGGATTGAGCGCCGGAACAGCTGCACGCATTGAAGAAATTACGGCGCGAGCCATGACAGACAACCTAGACAGTACGCACCCACTTATGAGCGGCGTCTTTTCTGTTCCCAGCCAGGATAGCTGGCGGAATGGTGGCACTTGCCTATTTGCAACAAATAGAATGTATCCGGCGACCATCCGAGCGGTTTTGTTGGGTGTAGAAGGAGAACCATAA